One region of Salvelinus namaycush isolate Seneca chromosome 3, SaNama_1.0, whole genome shotgun sequence genomic DNA includes:
- the LOC120045083 gene encoding TBC1 domain family member 8B-like, translating into MWLKPEEILLKNAFKLWVTEKGNEYFVLQRRRGYGEGGGGLTGLLVGTLDMMLDSTSKVAPFRILHQTPDSQIYWSIACGGTKEEINQHWEWLEKNIMRILSVFDSSDDITSFVQGKIRGLIAEEGKVSGVQEDDPEKFREALLRFEKWFDLPQKEKLVTYYSCSYWRGRVPCQGWLYLSTNFLSFYSYLLGSEVKLVVPWNEIWRLEKTSNVILTESILVLANGEDHYFSMFLHLSETFLIMEQLADYSIKRLFDKETFQEEPSLSDPLQITKRGLETNARNEQFRAFFRLPKEENLLEVYESFLWVPFSHFNTLGKICLSESYLCFASQDGSQCHVIIPMREVIGVEKPDRSSRALTVCVRGKRALRFSEVRDFERLGNAIRRRCGMTASPQHSASTEGIRGECQNLINHFEDNPEEVAMMVGQKESSKAVSNEALMTLFHPQDAENLDPKMLKEKMKEQSWNIHFLEYGRGTSMFCTKKTRDLIVRGVPEALRGELWMLFSGAVNDMAVNPGYYSEIVDQSLGTSTLATDEIERDLHRSLPEHPAFQSDTGISALRRVLTAYAYRNPKIGYCQAMNILTSVLLLYAKEEEAFWLLVAVCERMLPDYFNRRIIGALVDQAVFEELIRMHLTQLTEHMTDLTFFSSVSLSWFLTLFISVLPIESAVNVVDCFFYDGIKAILQLGLAVLDYNMEGLISSSDDAEAVTILSKFFDNVTNKDSPLPQTVQQNSVGNNDKASSLSKVDISDLIKEAYEKYGDMKSEEVERMRKRNKLYVIQTLEDTTKQNVLRVVSQEVKFSASQLDNLYALFKRQHFLSCYWTMNSPVLLHHDPSLAYLEQYQLGFHQFRLLFSLLEPWSLCSGNNALFLWAFRLLDENQDGLVNFKEFCCALDILYSGTFTNKLKFLFKLHQPPVSDLPEDGVIRKSPERGKGKVDLQAYLKQWQDEILKKEESIKDLPRINQAQFIQFSKTLYNLFHGDPEEESLYRAVARVTSLLLRMEEVGRRLQEPTSPTQAAPEGALLDREACSTPERSSDTPSATITLEAGSIPQEVEWSFAFEQILASLLNEPVLVCFFERPLDIQARLDHAKGAQLKAKTNK; encoded by the exons GTCTTCTGGTTGGAACTCTTGATATGATGCTGGATTCCACGTCTAAGGTCGCTCCATTTCGCATTCTACACCAGACACCGGACTCTCAGATCTACTGGTCAATAGCATGTG GTGGCACCAAGGAGGAGATCAACCAACACTGGGAGTGGCTGGAGAAGAACATCATGAGAATCTTGTCTGTGTTTGACTCCAGCGATGACATCACCAGCTTTGTGCAGGGCAAGATCAGA GGGCTGATTGCTGAGGAAGGAAAGGTGTCAGGCGTGCAGGAGGACGACCCTGAGAAGTTCCGTGAAGCACTGTTGAGGTTTGAGAAATGGTTTGACCTCCCTCAGAAGGAGAAGCTGGTCACCTACTACTCCTGTAGCTACTGGAGGGGCCGCGTGCCCTGCCAGGGCTGGCTCTACCTCAGCACCAACTTCCTGTCCTTCTACTCATATCTGCTGGGCTCCGAGG TGAAGCTGGTAGTCCCGTGGAATGAGATCTGGAGGCTGGAGAAAACGTCCAATGTCATTCTGACAGAGAGCATTCTTGTGTTGGCCAATGGGGAGGACCACTACTTCTCGATGTTCCTGCACCTCAGTGAGACCTTCCTGATCATGGAGCAGCTTGCTGACTACTCCATCAAACGCCTATTTGATAAGGAGACCTTCCAGGAAGAGCCCTCCCTCTCAGACCCACTACAGATCACCAAGAG AGGCTTGGAAACTAATGCTAGGAATGAGCAATTCCGGGCCTTCTTCAGGCTGCCTAAGGAGGAGAACCTGCTGGAGGTTTATGAGAGCTTCCTATGGGTTCCATTCAGCCACTTCAACACGCTTGGGAAGATATGTCTGTCTGAGAGCTACCTGTGTTTCGCTAGCCAGGATGGCAGCCAGTGCCATGTCATCATCCCCATGAGAGAG GTGATTGGTGTGGAGAAGCCGGACCGTAGCAGCAGggctttgactgtgtgtgtgcggggTAAGAGGGCTCTGAGGTTCTCTGAAGTTCGGGACTTTGAGCGTCTCGGCAATGCAATCCGCAGGAGGTGTGGGATGACTGCCAGTCCTCAACACTCTGCATCAACTGAG GGCATCAGAGGGGAGTGCCAAAACCTCATCAATCACTTTGAGGACAACCCAGAGGAGGTGGCTATGATGGTGGGACAGAAGGAGAGCAGCAAGGCCGTTAGCAATGAGGCACTCATGACTCTGTTCCACCCCCAGGATGCTGAAAACCTGGATCCCAAAATG CTAAAGGAGAAGATGAAGGAGCAGTCATGGAACATCCACTTCTTAGAGTATGGCCGTGGCACCAGTATGTTCTGTACCAAGAAGACACGAGACCTGATTGTGCGTGGCGTCCCTGAGGCCTTAAGAGGAGAGCTCTGGATGCTCTTCTCAG GTGCAGTCAATGACATGGCCGTTAACCCTGGGTATTACAGTGAGATAGTGGATCAGTCTCTGGGGACCAGCACCCTTGCCActgatgagatagagagagacctgCACCGCTCCCTACCAGAGCACCCTGCCTTCCAGAGCGACACAGGCATCTCTGCCCTGCGCAGAGTCCTCACTGCATATGCCTACAGGAACCCCAAAATCGGCTATTGCCAG GCCATGAACATCCTGACGTCGGTCCTGTTGCTCTATGCTAAAGAGGAGGAGGCTTTCTGGCTGCTAGTGGCCGTCTGTGAGAGGATGCTGCCTGACTACTTTAACCGCAGGATCATTG GTGCCCTGGTGGACCAGGCGGTGTTTGAGGAGCTGATCCGAATGCACCTCACCCAGCTGACGGAGCACATGACAGACCTGACCTTCTTCTCCTCTGTGTCCCTGTCCTGGTTCCTCACCCTGTTTATCAGCGTTCTGCCCATAGAGAGTGCTGTCAACGTGGTCGACTGCTTCTTCTACGACGGCATCAAAGCCATCCTGCAGCTGGGCCTGGCTGTGCTCGACTACAACATGGAGGGCCTGATCAGCTCCAGTGACGACGCTGAGGCAGTCACCATCCTCAGCAA GTTTTTCGATAATGTGACCAATAAGGACAGTCCTCTACCACAAACAGTGCAGCAAAACTCAGTGGGGAACAATGACAAAGCATCATCCCTCTCCAAGGTGGACATCAGTGATCTCATCAAAGAAGCCTATGAG AAATATGGAGACATGAAATCAGAGGAAGTAGAGCGCATGCGGAAAAGAAACAAACTGTATGTAATCCAAACATTAGAGGATACGACTAAACAAAATGTG CTACGGGTAGTGTCACAAGAAGTAAAGTTCAGTGCTTCCCAGCTTGATAACCTTTATGCATTGTTCAAG AGGCAACATTTCCTCAGCTGCTACTGGACGATGAACAGCCCAGTGCTGCTGCACCACGACCCCAGCCTGGCCTATCTGGAGCAGTACCAGCTGGGCTTCCATCAGTTCAGGCTGCTCTTCTCCCTCCTGGAGCCCTGGTCCCTCTGCAGCGGCAACAATGCCCTCTTCCTCTGGGCCTTCCGCCTGCTGGATGAGAACCAGGATGGCCTTGTCAACTTCAAAGAGTTCTGCTGTGCCCTGG acattttGTACAGTGGCACTTTCACCAACAAACTGAAATTCCTGTTCAAGCTTCATCAGCCACCAG TATCTGATCTCCCAGAAGATGGCGTGATCAGGAAAAGCCCTGAAAGAG GCAAAGGGAAAGTGGATCTGCAGGCCTACCTGAAACAATGGCAAGATGAGATACTAAAGAAAGAGGAGAGCATCAAGGATTTACCCAGAATTAATCAG GCTCAGTTCATCCAGTTCTCCAAAACGCTCTATAATCTGTTCCATGGTGACCCAGAAGAGGAGTCTCTGTACCGTGCTGTGGCTCGAGTCACCAGTCTTCTGCTGAGGATGGAAGAAGTAGGGCGCAGGCTCCAGGAGCCCACTAGCCCCACCCAGGCTGCCCCAGAGGGGGCTCTACTCGACAGGGAAGCCTGCAGCACCCCTGAGAGAAGCTCAGACACCCCTAGCGCTACCATCACCCTGGAGGCAGGCTCCATCCCACAGGAGGTGGAGTGGTCATTCGCCTTTGAGCAGATCTTGGCATCGCTGCTCAACGAGCCTGTCCTTGTGTGCTTCTTTGAGAGGCCTTTGGACATTCAGGCCCGACTGGACCATGCCAAGGGTGCTCAGTTGAAAGCAAAGACAAACAAGTGA
- the LOC120045084 gene encoding zinc finger MYM-type protein 3-like, protein MEPSEHPETSATFQMANENVHLDLLSTQTDMDLFSGHTDMGLLPAQTDEGLLSAPSDMDLMPAQTDVDLLSAQNDMDLQPAQTDMEVAYSGSLGTERHSGEQQALDELTTFLTQSERERLKTQDSLSILGDPDSLELSKVQVEDFYSRTVLPEPSDFQEPSVFPMPSVLPEPSVLPESSYLQEPSGFSESSVYPEPSYLSKPSGFSEPSGLPEHSDFQEPSGSATGLSQDEWGRQGHTEAWSEMGTEPGTDRLEVTEGTPTVTGTQMPETGEEQMDIVHEDPTASAQDEVDPSMPSIVSVESSHSEDGPGKEEALSFYGLVPKVEGTAEKKSEKEQPVGGSMSPLSSWAQPLTPGEAEEQPETDVAGEDPNGQKTTGRKRGRSNRGEVRKNTQNMSDGDQLTDSGSDDAVDDPRDTDFDPARFGLRRSTRVSQRSQSTPPPRLTSPKLSGPASTPAYTQRSGGPPPPRPPPPRQPTRVLCANCSGILQSGQTAYQRRGQPQLFCSSTCLNSFGKKAPKKKPCAFCKRDMGNRKDTMLAQVGQSQSFQEFCNSTCLSLYEARLEKGPTQPPKPSAPAQRCSVCNHMREINHEVTMGNMIHLMCSDACFNRFRATKGLKTSCCDACGTYINTFTSRAEYLLHEGQQRRFCNSSCLRLYKMKNTKVLSCQWCRTLCKNFDMLSKVDQYGKTRHFCSLCCIASHKVKTSGDTVPSEACSSCKRSPSEPYYCKTNEAVYVFCSPSCWSKFQSNSPNGDLYFNCLSCHNMFSGVPEILDWQDSIYQFCCKECCEDYKRLNGVVSVCEHCNQEKLLHKKIKFSGVEKTFCSDGCILLYKQDFAQQLGLCCITCTYCSQTCSRAVTEEQDGNTWDFCSEDCKSKYLLWYLKEAQCHACKRQGELLETIHWRGEIKHYCDQPCLLRFYSQQNQPNLDTKQGPASLLSSHSPESTPPPAAIKTSEATGRGLKKTVAKPAPPFTLPLSQRNKSSMCKPMMATTGVACKPEMKSQSCQTDDFLQSPAVVLPVPVPVFVPVPLNMYSQYTPIPMALPLPIPVPMFLPVTLDHIDKLVEYINDLKLQIPSDPLEADILAMADMIAEENKDLDSDQKAGPLLRDCTLFDSSSQDDILSMAVNMADVLTEPGQDPVDELTKASLDLNPNVDFLFDCGMPPHATSAEQSADITVQKGPKRQAMSEMTLHDPLDSQPLGAGLNSSLGVKAWRSWAQSKHSDTDYRKQKPLDLLLCSPEELNHGLSQFVQDIVHPRGPCYKPDSVFYLCLGIQQYLLENNRMVNIFTDQLYVTFAEELNKIVSQWLPSMSPNGGLGSRVLEEHLWECKQLGVYSPFVLLNTLMFFNTKYFGLTTVEQHLQLSFSTVTRQAKRRSTPHGMVKSSSVCYHPKSQHKRTSKEGGLGKRKRDEPSELEQQENRLNPLRCPVKFFEFYLSKCSDGVRSSCSAFYLQPESTCMAESPRWYSDIPMDKGRLGIMLNRILAVKDVYDEHPGQGDMD, encoded by the exons ATGGAACCCTCAGAGCATCCAGAAACCTCTGCCACTTTTCAAATGGCCAATGAGAATGTACATCTAGACCTGCTATCCACACAGACTGATATGGACCTGTTTTCTGGGCACACTGATATGGGCCTTCTGCCTGCTCAGACTGATGAAGGCCTACTGTCTGCACCGAGTGATATGGACCTGATGCCTGCTCAGACTGATGTAGACCTACTGTCTGCACAGAATGATATGGACCTGCAGCCTGCACAGACTGATATGGAGGTGGCCTACTCTGGCTCACTGGGAACAGAGAGACACAGTGGGGAGCAGCAGGCCCTTGACGAGTTGACAACCTTTCTCACCCAATCTGAAAGAGAGAGGCTGAAAACCCAGGACAGTCTGAGCATCCTGGGGGACCCAGACTCATTGGAACTGTCCAAAGTCCAGGTGGAGGACTTTTACAGCCGCACAGTCCTTCCAGAACCATCAGACTTTCAGGAACCCTCAGTCTTTCCAATGCCCTCTGTCCTTCCAGAACCCTCCGTCCTTCCAGAATCCTCATACCTTCAAGAACCTTCAGGTTTCTCAGAGTCCTCAGTCTATCCAGAACCCTCATACCTTTCAAAACCCTCAGGCTTTTCAGAGCCGTCAGGCCTGCCAGAACACTCAGACTTCCAAGAGCCCTCCGGTTCAGCCACAGGCCTCAGTCAGGATGAGTGGGGCAGGCAGGGTCACACAGAAGCCTGGTCAGAAATGGGAACTGAGCCTGGGACGGACAGGCTGGAGGTCACCGAGGGAACTCCGACTGTAACTGGGACACAGATgccagagacaggagaggagcaaATGGACATAGTGCATGAAGATCCCACTGCATCTGCTCAAGATGAAGTTGATCCAAGTATGCCTTCTATAGTCAGCGTAGAGAGCTCACACTCTGAGGATGGTCCAGGCAAAGAGGAAGCCTTATCATTCTATGGATTGGTGCCAAAGGTAGAGGGCACAGCAGAGAAAAAGAGTGAGAAAGAACAGCCTGTGGGGGGCAGTATGTCCCCACTATCATCCTGGGCCCAGCCATTGACACCAGGTGAAG CTGAGGAACAACCTGAAACTGACGTCGCCGGCGAAGATCCAAATGGTCAAAAGACtacg gggagaaagagaggtcgTTCTAATCGTGGAGAAGTGAGGAAAAATACGCAAAACATGTCTGATGGAG ACCAGCTAACAGACAGCGGTTCTGACGATGCAGTTGATGATCCGAGGGACACAGACTTTGACCCTGCACGGTTTGGCCTCCGACGCTCCACCAGGGTCTCCCAAAGGAGCCAGAGCACTCCGCCCCCCCGCCTCACTTCCCCGAAGTTGTCTGGTCCTGCCTCTACCCCTGCGTACACTCAGAGGTCTGGAGGACCCCCTCCACCCCGGCCGCCACCCCCTCGCCAGCCTACCAGGGTCCTCTGTGCCAACTGCAGTGGGATTCTGCAGAGCGGGCAGACAGCCTACCAGCGCAGGGGTCAACCTCAGCTCTTCtgcagctccacctgccttaacTCCTTTGGCAAGAAAGCCCCCAAGAAAAAGCCCTGTGCTTTCTGTAAAAG GGACATGGGGAATAGAAAGGACACCATGCTTGCACAGGTTGGCCAATCACAGTCCTTCCAAGAATTCTGCAACAGCACTTGTCTTTCCCTGTATGAGGCCCGGCTGGAGAAGGGCCCGACACAGCCCCCCAAACCAAGTGCCCCTGCCCAAAGATGCAGTGTGTGCAACCACATGCGTGAG ATCAACCATGAGGTAACCATGGGCAACATGATTCACCTGATGTGCAGCGATGCCTGCTTCAACCGTTTCCGCGCCACCAAGGGCCTGAAGACCAGCTGCTGTGACGCGTGTGGCACCTACATCAACACATTCACCTCCCGGGCTGAGTACCTACTGCATGAGGGCCAACAGAGGAGGTTCTGCAACTCCTCCTGTCTCAGGCTGTATAAGATG AAAAACACTAAGGTGCTCTCGTGCCAGTGGTGTAGGACTCTGTGTAAGAATTTTGACATGCTGTCTAAAGTGGATCAGTATGGCAAGACAAGACACTTCTGTTCTTTGTGCTGTATCGCCTCACATAAAGTTAAAACTTCTGGGGACACAG TACCCAGTGAAGCCTGCAGTTCCTGCAAAAGAAGCCCCTCTGAACCTTACTACTGTAAAACAAATGAGGCCGTGTACGTCTTCTGTAGCCCTAGCTGTTGGAGCAAATTTCAG AGCAACAGTCCCAATGGAGACCTCTACTTCAACTGTCTCTCTTGTCATAACATGTTCAGTGGGGTACCAGAAATCCTAGACTGGCAG GACTCAATATATCAGTTCTGCTGTAAGGAGTGCTGTGAGGACTACAAGCGTCTGAATGGTGTGGTTTCCGTGTGTGAGCACTGCAACCAAGAGAAACTGCTGCATAAGAAGATAAAGTTCTCTGGGGTGGAGAAAACCTTCTGCAGTGACG GTTGCATTCTACTGTACAAGCAAGACTTTGCTCAACAACTGGGCCTGTGCTGTATAACCTGTACATACTGTTCTCAGACCTGCTCACGGGCGGTCACAGAGGAACAGGATGGCAACACATGGGACTTCTGCAGTGAAGATTGTAAAAGCAAATACCTCCTGTGGTACCTGAAA GAAGCACAGTGCCATGCCTGCAAGCGTCAGGGGGAGCTCCTGGAGACCATCCACTGGAGGGGAGAGATCAAACACTACTGTGACCAGCCGTGCCTCCTGCGCTTCTACAGCCAACAGAACCAGCCCAACCTAGACACCAAGCAGGGCCCTGCGAGCCTGCTCAGCA GTCATTCCCCAGAGTCTACACCTCCCCCTGCAGCTATAAAGACAAGTGAA GCCACAGGAAGAGGCCTGAAGAAGACTGTAGCCAAGCCTGCTCCTCCCttcactctacctctctcccaAAGGAACAAATCCTCCATGTGTAAACCCATGATGGCCACTACTGGTGTTGCATGTAAACCTGAGATGAAGTCCCAGAGTTGCCAGACAG ATGATTTCTTGCAGTCCCCAGCTGTGGTGTTGCCAGTCCCTGTGCCTGTGTTTGTTCCTGTACCTTTGAATATGTACTCTCAGTACACTCCCATACCTATGGCCCTGCCTCTGCCG ATCCCTGTCCCCATGTTCCTACCCGTCACACTGGATCATATCGATAAACTTGTGGAATACATAAATGACCTGAAACTCCAGATCCCGTCTGATCCACTGGAGGCTGACATTCTGGCCATGGCAGACATGATAGCAGAGGAAAATAAAG ATCTGGACAGTGATCAGAAAGCAGGCCCGTTGCTGAGGGACTGCACCTTATTTGATTCTTCATCCCAAGATGACATCCTCTCCATGGCTGTCAATATGGCTGATGTACTGACTGAGCCAGGTCAAGACCCAGTAGATGAGCTCACCAAAG CTTCCCTGGACCTGAACCCCAATGTTGATTTCCTCTTTGACTGTGGGATGCCGCCTCATGCTACTTCAGCAGAGCAGAGCGCCGACATCACTGTTCAGAAG GGACCCAAGCGTCAGGCCATGTCAGAGATGACCCTACACGATCCCCTGGACAGTCAGCCTCTCGGTGCCGGTTTGAACAGCTCCCTTGGGGTTAAAGCCTGGAGGTCATGGGCCCAAAGCAAGCACTCGGACACTGACTACAGAAAAC AGAAACCATTAGACCTTCTCTTGTGTAGTCCTGAGGAACTGAACCATGGCCTGTCGCAGTTTGTCCAAGACATTGTTCATCCTAGAGGGCCGTGCTACAAGCCTGACAGTGTATTTTACCTCTGTCTGGGGATTCAACAG TATCTCCTTGAAAACAACCGGATGGTGAATATATTCACAGACCAGTTATATGTCACCTTCGCTGAGGAGCTGAATAAGATTGTCAGCCAATGGCTGCCTTCCATGTCACCTAATG GTGGTCTCGGTTCTCGTGTCCTGGAGGAGCACCTGTGGGAGTGTAAACAGCTGGGTGTGTACTCTCCCTTTGTCCTGCTCAACACTCTCATGTTCTTCAACACCAAATACTTTGGTCTGACCACCGTGGAGCAGCACCTCCAGCTCTCCTTCTCTACAGTCACGCGCCAGGCCAAGAGGAGGTCTACACCACATGGCATGGTCAAGTCGTCTAGTGTCTGCTACCACCCCAAATCACAACACAAGAGAACAAGTAAAG AGGGCGGCTTGGGAAAGAGGAAACGGGATGAGCCTTCTGAGCTGGAGCAACAAGAGAACCGGTTGAACCCTCTCAGATGCCCCGTCAAATTCTTTGAGTTCTACCTCTCCAAATG CTCCGATGGTGTGCGGAGCAGCTGCAGTGCGTTCTACCTGCAGCCAGAGAGCACATGTATGGCCGAGAGTCCTCGCTGGTATTCTGACATCCCCATGGACAAGGGCAGGCTGGGAATTATGCTCAACAGGATCCTGGCTGTCAAGGATGTCTATGATGAGCACCCGGGACAGGGAGACATGGACTGA
- the LOC120044271 gene encoding gap junction alpha-3 protein-like: protein MADWNLLGKLLESAQEHSTVVGKVWLTVLFIFRILVLGAAAEKVWGDEQSGFTCDTKQPGCQNVCYDKTFPISHIRFWVLQIIFVSTPTLIYLGHILHLVRMEEKQKQKEKDLAEQLAIHNDKQQLLPDAKPKKPPVRDDLGRIRLQGVLLRTYVFNIIFKTLFEVGFIIAQYLLYGFELKPLYTCNRSPCPNVVNCYISRPTEKTIFILFMLAVACISLVLNIVEMYHLGFTKCRRYRHVQSTCETGSKAPSKAVVPPVPNYNYFPRHHPAPEPYHADQYIMNEPDSAYHPYNSKVAYKQNRDNLVVEMNSKPEGGDTTERKGSSSAPESPSEKQRRPSRSSKHSNSKTRLDDLKI, encoded by the coding sequence ATGGCGGACTGGAACTTGTTGGGCAAGCTTCTGGAGAGTGCCCAGGAGCACTCCACTGTAGTGGGCAAGGTCTGGTTGACCGTGCTCTTCATCTTCAGGATCCTGGTGCTCGGAGCTGCAGCTGAGAAAGTGTGGGGTGATGAGCAGTCTGGCTTCACCTGTGACACCAAGCAGCCTGGTTGTCAGAATGTCTGCTATGACAAGACTTTCCCCATCTCTCATATCCGCTTCTGGGTGCTGCAGATCATCTTCGTGTCCACGCCCACTCTCATCTACCTGGGCCACATCCTGCACCTGGTGCGGATGGAGGAGAAACAGAAGCAGAAGGAGAAAGACTTGGCTGAGCAACTGGCCATTCACAATGATAAGCAGCAGCTGCTGCCTGACGCCAAACCCAAGAAGCCCCCCGTCCGGGACGACCTGGGCCGCATCCGCCTGCAGGGGGTCCTGCTGCGCACATACGTCTTCAACATCATCTTCAAAACCCTGTTCGAGGTGGGATTTATCATAGCTCAGTACCTGCTCTATGGGTTTGAGCTGAAACCTCTGTACACCTGTAACCGCTCACCCTGTCCCAATGTGGTGAACTGCTACATCTCCAGGCCCACAGAGAAGACGATCTTCATCCTCTTCATGTTGGCAGTGGCATGCATATCACTGGTGCTGAACATAGTGGAGATGTATCACCTGGGGTTCACCAAGTGCCGCCGGTACAGACACGTCCAGTCCACATGTGAGACAGGGTCCAAGGCCCCCAGCAAGGCAGTGGTGCCTCCTGTCCCAAACTATAACTACTTCCCTAGGCACCACCCAGCCCCTGAGCCCTACCATGCAGACCAGTACATCATGAATGAGCCTGACTCTGCCTACCACCCCTACAACAGCAAAGTGGCTTACAAGCAGAACAGAGACAACCTGGTCGTAGAGATGAACAGTAAACCAGAAGGGGGTGACACCACAGAAAGGAAAGGCTCCAGTTCTGCTCCAGAGTCGCCTTCAGAGAAACAACGGCGACCCAGTCGATCCAGCAAGCACAGCAATAGTAAGACCAGACTAGATGATCTGAAGATCTGA